In Streptomyces sp. NBC_00414, a single window of DNA contains:
- a CDS encoding ATP-binding protein — protein sequence MTEARPDAAASAPLWERDAELAAVAEAVDALCAGSAAGSLLVFTGEAGIGKTALLAQVRAVAESRCTVWSARGGETITSVPFNVVRQLLQPALVALMPDEAREYFGDWYDIAGPALGIAEPGARQADPQGVCDGLVAAVRRLARREWPLVLIIDDAHWADQETLHWLGAFAERLDDLPVLVVVARRPGDATGESARHLDTLGALARPMPSLRALTPDATAGLTRATLGAHADAPFCREVWAVTGGNPYESVELLAKVQDSELEPVEDSAAELRALNRAARGRGLVDRLEGLGVDATKFAWAAAILGTQISVDLAAELAGMQRDDAERCAVRLSVARILTEADRSPGRADEGELEFVHPLIATAVYRSIPDALRTAMHGVAASVVTASGLGAAAASRHLLEVHPDDDPELVEQMREAAREHLAVGAPDAARRCLERALVEPPLPEVHARVLYELGCATLLTSPATTIGYLRQALTVHGLEEELRVDAVCRLSSALVHNDQLEEAVAVVDAEADRLEAGPARMRLQAVHYMWEGIHAGEEDAPGRSRRLAQLVKPLTGRDNSERALLVLRAFDAMTRGENAEEVAELCDRSLVNGRLAPGLGWTDTEWSFELLMMLGISYTYADRLDRAESLFTEARRTYESAGWSGGHLALAHAFGGYVLRRRGRLREADEALREALRLADRVGRGLPMHWSAACMLIDTLLARGHVAEAEEIAERYSFEPPHPSTIVLPDTHSIRGRLLIATGRVEEGVNELETAEKMSAARGGHNTVMAPWAGDLARTLAAEDPRRAAEVAADARVQAERFGTDTAIGEALRCAAVLETGQRSVALYGQAVAYLESSPCAYEHAAARVEYGIASRSPSEINRGLTLAESCGADGLATRAREALGPDAPPPPP from the coding sequence ATGACGGAGGCACGGCCGGATGCGGCCGCCTCGGCACCGCTCTGGGAGCGCGACGCGGAACTCGCCGCGGTCGCGGAGGCGGTCGACGCCCTGTGCGCCGGCTCCGCCGCCGGCAGCCTGCTGGTCTTCACCGGCGAGGCGGGCATCGGCAAGACCGCTCTGCTCGCCCAGGTCCGCGCCGTCGCGGAGAGCCGCTGCACGGTCTGGTCGGCCCGCGGCGGCGAGACGATCACGTCCGTTCCGTTCAACGTCGTCCGGCAGCTGCTGCAGCCCGCACTCGTGGCACTCATGCCCGACGAGGCACGCGAGTACTTCGGCGACTGGTACGACATCGCCGGACCCGCACTCGGCATAGCCGAGCCGGGCGCACGCCAGGCCGACCCGCAGGGCGTGTGCGACGGCCTGGTCGCCGCCGTGCGCAGACTCGCCCGCCGCGAGTGGCCGCTGGTACTGATCATCGACGACGCCCACTGGGCCGACCAGGAGACCCTGCACTGGCTCGGTGCCTTCGCCGAGCGCCTCGACGATCTGCCCGTCCTCGTCGTGGTCGCCCGCCGCCCCGGGGACGCCACCGGCGAGAGCGCCCGCCACCTCGACACGCTCGGCGCGCTGGCCCGCCCGATGCCCAGCCTGCGCGCACTCACCCCGGACGCCACGGCCGGACTCACCCGCGCCACACTCGGCGCGCACGCCGACGCCCCGTTCTGCCGCGAGGTCTGGGCGGTCACCGGCGGCAACCCCTACGAGAGCGTGGAACTCCTCGCCAAGGTCCAGGACAGCGAACTGGAACCCGTCGAGGACTCCGCTGCCGAACTGCGCGCCCTGAACCGCGCGGCACGCGGCCGCGGACTCGTCGACCGGCTGGAGGGCCTCGGCGTCGACGCCACCAAGTTCGCCTGGGCCGCCGCCATCCTCGGCACACAGATCTCCGTGGACCTCGCCGCCGAACTGGCCGGAATGCAACGCGACGACGCGGAACGCTGCGCGGTGCGGCTGAGCGTCGCACGCATCCTCACCGAGGCCGACCGGTCACCCGGACGGGCCGACGAGGGCGAGCTGGAGTTCGTCCACCCGCTCATCGCCACCGCCGTCTACCGCTCGATCCCGGACGCGCTGCGCACCGCCATGCACGGCGTGGCCGCCTCGGTCGTCACCGCGTCGGGGCTCGGCGCCGCCGCGGCCTCCCGCCATCTGCTGGAGGTCCATCCGGACGACGACCCCGAACTCGTGGAGCAGATGCGCGAGGCCGCCCGCGAACACCTCGCCGTCGGCGCCCCGGACGCGGCCCGCCGATGCCTGGAGCGCGCCCTGGTGGAACCGCCGCTCCCGGAGGTCCACGCGCGCGTGCTCTACGAACTGGGCTGCGCCACGCTCCTCACCTCGCCCGCGACCACGATCGGATACCTGCGCCAGGCGCTCACGGTGCACGGCCTGGAGGAGGAACTGCGGGTCGACGCGGTCTGCCGCCTGTCCTCGGCACTCGTCCACAACGACCAGCTGGAGGAGGCCGTCGCGGTGGTCGACGCGGAGGCCGACCGGCTCGAAGCCGGTCCCGCGAGGATGCGGCTGCAGGCCGTGCACTACATGTGGGAGGGCATCCACGCCGGCGAGGAGGACGCGCCCGGCCGCTCGCGCCGGCTGGCCCAGCTGGTCAAGCCCCTCACCGGCCGTGACAACTCCGAGCGCGCCCTGCTCGTCCTGCGGGCCTTCGACGCCATGACCCGCGGGGAGAACGCCGAGGAGGTCGCCGAACTCTGCGACCGCTCGCTCGTCAACGGCCGTCTCGCGCCCGGACTCGGCTGGACCGACACCGAGTGGAGCTTCGAGCTCCTCATGATGCTCGGCATCTCGTACACGTACGCGGACCGGCTCGACCGTGCCGAGAGCCTTTTCACCGAGGCCCGGCGGACGTACGAGTCCGCCGGCTGGAGCGGTGGCCATCTGGCCCTCGCGCACGCGTTCGGCGGGTACGTGCTCCGCAGGCGGGGCCGCCTGAGAGAAGCGGACGAGGCGCTGCGCGAGGCCTTGCGGCTCGCGGACCGGGTGGGCCGTGGACTGCCCATGCACTGGTCGGCGGCGTGCATGCTCATCGACACCCTGCTCGCCCGCGGCCATGTCGCCGAGGCCGAGGAGATCGCCGAGCGGTACTCCTTCGAGCCGCCGCACCCGTCCACGATCGTCCTGCCGGACACCCACTCGATAAGGGGCCGGCTGCTCATCGCCACCGGTCGTGTCGAGGAGGGGGTGAACGAACTGGAGACCGCGGAGAAGATGTCCGCGGCCCGCGGCGGTCACAACACGGTGATGGCGCCCTGGGCGGGCGATCTCGCCCGGACCCTCGCCGCCGAGGACCCGCGCCGGGCCGCGGAGGTCGCGGCCGACGCCCGCGTCCAGGCCGAGCGCTTCGGCACCGACACGGCCATCGGCGAGGCCCTGCGCTGCGCCGCCGTCCTGGAGACGGGTCAGCGCTCGGTCGCCCTGTACGGTCAGGCGGTCGCGTACCTGGAATCGTCCCCCTGCGCCTACGAACACGCCGCGGCGCGCGTCGAGTACGGCATCGCGTCCCGCTCGCCCTCGGAAATCA
- a CDS encoding MFS transporter: MGAPAHASGLSADRPERSRRALVAGSVGNFIEWYEFGVYGYFATVIAARFFTPEGGTEAEALVRTYASFALAFFFRPVGAALFGRLGDRVGRRPVLVLVIVLMTAATTLIGVLPTYDTVGALAPWLLTLLRVVQGLSAGGEFGGAVSVMTEFAPPGRRGLYGSWQSFTVALGLLGGAGAAALLATLLTEAQLNSWGWRLPFLLTLPMGLGALWLRLRLDETPSFLALRAHRSGEEEQRPERPPGRAVVRAIALGAGRVMGWAAAGYTFLVVLPSYLQTSLNATFQQALVATVLANLGFAATIIPAGLLSDRIGRRPVMVTGALLVSVLAVPLLDLLQDGGTSNALKGAAVFVAGATVGLMAGPGPAMLSEMFPTSVRYTGLGLAYALSNAVFSGCAGLIITETIERTGSVDIPAYYAAATCAVSAVALLTLREKRTAAGNARAQKKRTGNRTARTEQAEKGS; encoded by the coding sequence ATGGGTGCCCCGGCGCACGCCTCCGGGCTGTCGGCCGACCGGCCGGAGCGTTCCCGCCGGGCACTGGTCGCGGGGTCGGTGGGCAACTTCATCGAGTGGTACGAGTTCGGTGTCTACGGCTATTTCGCGACGGTCATCGCGGCCCGGTTCTTCACCCCGGAGGGCGGCACCGAGGCCGAGGCCCTGGTCCGGACGTACGCGTCGTTCGCGCTCGCGTTCTTCTTCCGGCCCGTGGGCGCCGCGCTGTTCGGCCGGCTCGGCGACCGGGTGGGCCGCCGTCCCGTGCTGGTCCTGGTCATCGTCCTCATGACGGCCGCCACGACCCTGATCGGCGTCCTGCCCACGTACGACACGGTGGGCGCTCTCGCTCCCTGGCTGCTCACCCTCCTCCGGGTGGTCCAAGGGCTGTCCGCGGGCGGGGAGTTCGGCGGGGCGGTGTCGGTGATGACGGAGTTCGCGCCCCCGGGCAGGCGAGGGCTGTACGGGTCGTGGCAGTCGTTCACGGTGGCGCTGGGGCTGTTGGGCGGGGCGGGAGCGGCGGCGCTCCTCGCGACCCTGCTCACCGAGGCGCAGCTGAACTCCTGGGGCTGGCGGCTGCCGTTCCTGCTGACGCTGCCGATGGGGCTCGGGGCCCTGTGGCTGCGGCTGCGCCTCGACGAGACACCGTCCTTCCTGGCCCTCCGGGCGCACCGGTCCGGTGAGGAGGAACAGCGGCCCGAACGGCCTCCGGGGCGTGCGGTGGTGCGGGCGATCGCGCTGGGCGCGGGGCGCGTCATGGGCTGGGCCGCCGCCGGTTACACCTTCCTCGTCGTGCTCCCCTCGTATCTGCAGACTTCGCTGAACGCCACCTTCCAGCAGGCGCTGGTGGCCACGGTCCTGGCCAACCTGGGCTTCGCGGCCACGATCATCCCTGCGGGCCTGCTGAGCGACCGCATCGGCCGGCGGCCGGTGATGGTCACCGGCGCGCTGCTGGTCTCCGTGCTGGCCGTCCCGCTGCTCGACCTCCTTCAGGACGGGGGCACTTCGAACGCGCTCAAGGGCGCCGCCGTGTTCGTGGCGGGGGCGACCGTGGGCCTGATGGCGGGCCCCGGACCCGCGATGCTCTCGGAGATGTTCCCGACGAGCGTGCGGTACACGGGCCTGGGACTCGCCTACGCCCTGTCCAATGCCGTGTTCTCGGGGTGCGCGGGCCTCATCATCACGGAGACGATCGAGCGGACGGGCAGTGTGGACATCCCGGCGTACTACGCGGCGGCCACCTGCGCGGTCAGCGCGGTCGCACTCCTGACACTCCGTGAGAAGCGGACGGCCGCCGGGAACGCGCGCGCACAGAAGAAGCGGACAGGGAACCGGACAGCACGGACAGAGCAGGCAGAGAAGGGGAGTTGA
- a CDS encoding anhydro-N-acetylmuramic acid kinase, which translates to MRVIGLMSGTSYDAIDAAAADLHLDGESLVLRPLGMVSEPYGAGLREALAAALPPSATTLAEVCRLDTLIGQAFAGAAVRAQRELCDGRAELIASHGQTVFHRADEGQVRGTLQIGQPAWIAEATGLPVVADLRPRDIAAGGQGAPLVSLVDLLWLRGRPGTPVALNLGGIANLTAPDGTAFDTGPAGALIDAAVRRFTGRDFDADGAMAARGTVHEPLLRRLLDEPYYARPAPKTTGKELFHEGYLLAALADLAASPDADVTSPDKNVTSARADVPPTAEDVVATLTRLTARTVADAVRSLSATGSPRATEVIVSGGGTRNPVLMEMLGAELPGVPLRVSDSLGLPAAAKEAYAFAVLGFLTLHGLTGTDPRSTGARHASVLGSLTPGRDGFPPMPAGAKQPVRLVLV; encoded by the coding sequence GTGCGGGTGATCGGTCTGATGTCCGGCACGTCGTACGACGCGATCGACGCGGCAGCCGCCGACCTGCACCTCGACGGGGAGAGCCTGGTGCTCCGGCCGCTCGGGATGGTGAGCGAGCCGTACGGGGCCGGACTGCGCGAGGCGCTCGCGGCGGCGCTGCCCCCGTCGGCCACCACCCTCGCCGAGGTGTGCCGGCTGGACACACTCATCGGGCAGGCCTTCGCCGGGGCCGCCGTCCGCGCCCAGCGCGAACTGTGCGACGGGCGGGCCGAGTTGATCGCCTCGCACGGCCAGACGGTCTTCCACCGGGCCGACGAGGGGCAGGTGCGCGGCACCCTCCAGATCGGGCAGCCGGCCTGGATCGCGGAGGCGACCGGACTTCCCGTGGTCGCCGACCTCCGGCCGCGTGACATCGCCGCGGGCGGCCAGGGCGCGCCCCTGGTGAGCCTGGTCGACCTCCTGTGGCTGCGCGGGCGGCCGGGCACACCGGTCGCGCTGAACCTCGGCGGCATCGCCAACCTCACCGCACCCGACGGCACCGCCTTCGACACGGGCCCCGCGGGCGCGCTGATCGACGCGGCCGTACGCCGCTTCACCGGCCGCGACTTCGACGCCGACGGGGCCATGGCCGCCCGGGGCACCGTGCACGAGCCCCTGCTGCGGCGCCTGCTCGACGAGCCGTACTACGCGCGGCCGGCCCCCAAGACGACCGGAAAGGAGCTGTTCCACGAGGGCTACCTGCTCGCGGCGCTCGCCGATCTCGCCGCGTCGCCCGACGCGGACGTGACGTCGCCCGACAAGAACGTGACATCGGCCCGTGCGGATGTGCCGCCGACCGCCGAGGACGTGGTCGCGACGCTCACCCGGCTCACCGCGCGGACGGTGGCGGACGCCGTCCGTTCCCTGAGCGCCACCGGGTCCCCGCGCGCCACCGAGGTGATCGTCTCGGGCGGCGGGACGCGCAATCCCGTTCTCATGGAGATGCTCGGCGCGGAACTGCCGGGAGTGCCGCTCCGCGTCTCCGACAGCCTCGGTCTGCCCGCGGCGGCCAAGGAGGCGTACGCCTTCGCCGTTCTCGGATTCCTGACGCTGCACGGGCTCACGGGCACCGATCCGAGGAGTACCGGCGCCCGGCACGCCAGTGTGCTCGGCTCGCTCACGCCGGGGCGGGACGGATTCCCGCCGATGCCCGCAGGCGCGAAACAGCCGGTGCGCCTGGTGCTGGTGTGA
- a CDS encoding DUF2510 domain-containing protein, with protein sequence MTQATPPGWYPDPGQTSDGPATQRWWDGSTWTDQTRPAESAAAWGGPPAYPPGTPYGGASPGGPRRGVRTAIAVAAAIAVLAGIGGGVYALTADDGSDSPEQSNAQPTPSLPGGPQGQDGGGQGGPGGQDGGESGVPQPQQSEDGFAADPVNGISLPVPDDWSGSTIQVGAQVTSKDSYKCPGDASATCTRGGAYSAPALALELKATTVEAAAKEDISKNAEESYGGKSYGKITSHDELSSKAVTVAGQKGYAVRWKVVTSKGADGYVESLVFPAPANAKQLVVVRFGIDVGSGAPKQSVIDDITKGIKESAGGGGNGQDV encoded by the coding sequence ATGACGCAGGCGACTCCCCCCGGCTGGTATCCCGACCCCGGGCAGACAAGTGACGGTCCCGCCACGCAGCGCTGGTGGGACGGCAGTACATGGACGGACCAGACCCGCCCCGCGGAGTCGGCCGCCGCATGGGGTGGTCCCCCGGCATATCCGCCGGGCACCCCGTACGGGGGCGCGAGCCCGGGCGGGCCCCGGCGCGGAGTGCGTACGGCGATAGCCGTGGCCGCCGCCATAGCGGTGCTCGCGGGCATCGGCGGCGGGGTGTACGCGCTGACCGCCGACGACGGTTCGGACAGCCCCGAGCAGAGCAACGCCCAGCCCACGCCGTCGCTGCCGGGCGGCCCGCAGGGCCAGGACGGCGGCGGCCAGGGCGGTCCGGGCGGCCAGGACGGCGGTGAGAGCGGGGTTCCGCAGCCACAGCAGTCCGAGGACGGCTTCGCCGCCGACCCCGTCAACGGCATCAGCCTCCCGGTGCCCGACGACTGGAGCGGCTCGACCATCCAGGTGGGCGCCCAGGTGACGTCCAAGGACTCCTACAAGTGCCCGGGCGACGCCTCGGCGACCTGTACGCGCGGCGGCGCCTACTCCGCTCCCGCGCTCGCCCTGGAGCTCAAGGCCACCACCGTCGAGGCGGCGGCCAAGGAGGACATCTCCAAGAACGCCGAGGAATCCTACGGCGGCAAGAGCTACGGCAAGATCACCTCGCACGACGAGCTCTCCTCGAAGGCCGTCACCGTGGCGGGGCAGAAGGGCTACGCGGTCCGCTGGAAGGTCGTCACGAGCAAGGGCGCCGACGGCTACGTCGAGTCGCTGGTCTTCCCGGCGCCCGCCAACGCCAAGCAGCTCGTCGTCGTGCGCTTCGGCATCGACGTCGGCTCCGGGGCGCCCAAGCAGTCGGTGATCGACGACATCACGAAGGGCATCAAGGAGTCCGCCGGCGGCGGTGGCAACGGCCAGGACGTCTAG